In one Lolium rigidum isolate FL_2022 chromosome 3, APGP_CSIRO_Lrig_0.1, whole genome shotgun sequence genomic region, the following are encoded:
- the LOC124702777 gene encoding uncharacterized protein LOC124702777: MAASASSPAEASPPLDSVASDDEWDADGFVIPNLTNQDDDVTTHSVPKVTDPKPQQEKEEKIYLGPHGAPPSQAKQQELNSKQRFRNKLKEADRKSTGNVQENKVEILRELMGARAVNTGVAKSSRRDWLDPHCHESEFDRKPC; encoded by the exons ATGGCGGCCTCTGCCTCCTCGCCGGCGGAGGCATCCCCGCCGCTGGATTCTGTTGCTTCCGACGACGAGTGGG ATGCTGATGGATTTGTTATTCCTAATTTGACTAATCAAGATGATGATGTTACTACGCATAGTGTCCCCAAAGTCACAGATCCTAAACCTCAACAG GAAAAAGAGGAGAAGATATACTTGGGGCCTCATGGGGCACCGCCATCTCAAGCAAAGCAGCAGGAATTGAACAGTAAGCAGCGCTTCAGAAACAAGCTAAAGGAAGCAGATAGGAAATCAACTGGCAATGTTCAGGAGAACAAGGTGGAAATCCTGAGAGAGCTCATGGGTGCTAGAGCAGTTAATACGGGCGTGGCCAAGAGTTCTCGTCGCGACTGGCTTGACCCACACTGTCATGAGTCGGAGTTTGATAGAAAACCGTGCTAG
- the LOC124702778 gene encoding uncharacterized protein LOC124702778 — protein MATRVVAPSLLAVGGSVAALTTPFPSKKVARLLVSKRSRISARLGGGGDGEAKSDGEKKFITREEEPEQYWQTAGERKGENPMMTPLPYIVIFGFSTPFIILAIAFANGWIKAPLIR, from the exons ATGGCCACCAGGGTTGTTGCTCCCTCCCTTCTCGCCGTCGGCGGCAGTGTGGCTGCCTTGACCACCCCGTTTCCATCGAAGAAAGTCGCCCGTCTTCTCGTCAGCAAGCGCTCCAGAATCTCAGCGCGGCTTG GCGGTGGAGGAGATGGGGAGGCCAAGTCTGACGGCGAGAAGAAGTTCATCACCAGAGAAGAGGAGCCAGAACA GTACTGGCAGACTGCTGGGGAGAGGAAAGGGGAGAACCCCATGATGACGCCGCTGCCGTATATCGTCATCTTTGGCTTTTCCACCCCTTTCATCATCCTAGCCATTGCATTTGCCAACGGATGGATCAAGGCACCCCTCATCCGCTGA